A genomic segment from uncultured Marinifilum sp. encodes:
- the gldL gene encoding gliding motility protein GldL, giving the protein MNITELVQSPRWKKFMGYVYGWGASVVLIGALFKIMHYTGAGTLLTIGMSVEAIIFFFSAFEPPHEQPDWSLVYPELIGLEPKHQAGGGVGVQAEGLEQLQQLLEKISVEPDKLSHLSAGLAKLTNATDSLSNLSDAATATDGYIQSMNKASESVGEFSGKYVDSTQEISNSAQKLSESYQETASAIENSGKDFAGKVNESGNNLLNSYQKVDQALQTDFSKISENSSNFNTSMESMNNNLSSLNAIYELQLKQSNQQIDNAKNLHQDLDKVLETLNATLDNAKTYRKETEQLNTNLSALNTIYGNMLSAMDHKKQN; this is encoded by the coding sequence ATGAATATTACAGAACTTGTACAATCACCAAGATGGAAAAAATTTATGGGCTACGTATATGGCTGGGGTGCTTCAGTTGTATTAATTGGTGCTTTGTTTAAAATTATGCACTATACAGGAGCCGGAACACTTTTAACCATTGGTATGTCTGTTGAGGCAATTATTTTCTTTTTCTCAGCATTTGAACCACCGCACGAACAACCAGATTGGAGTTTAGTATATCCAGAACTTATTGGTCTGGAACCAAAGCATCAAGCAGGTGGAGGTGTTGGTGTTCAAGCCGAAGGATTGGAACAATTACAACAACTTCTCGAAAAAATTAGTGTTGAACCAGATAAATTGTCTCATTTAAGCGCTGGATTGGCAAAATTAACCAATGCTACAGATAGTCTTTCTAACCTTTCAGATGCTGCCACAGCTACTGATGGATATATTCAAAGTATGAATAAAGCATCAGAATCAGTAGGCGAATTTTCAGGTAAGTATGTAGATTCTACACAAGAGATCTCAAACTCGGCACAAAAACTAAGTGAATCTTATCAAGAGACAGCTTCAGCAATTGAAAATTCAGGTAAAGATTTTGCAGGTAAAGTAAACGAATCTGGAAATAATTTATTGAACTCTTACCAAAAAGTAGATCAAGCATTACAAACTGATTTTAGTAAAATTTCAGAGAATAGCAGTAATTTCAATACATCTATGGAATCAATGAATAATAATTTATCTTCATTAAATGCCATTTATGAATTGCAATTAAAGCAAAGTAATCAGCAAATAGACAATGCAAAGAACCTACATCAGGATTTAGATAAAGTTCTTGAAACACTTAATGCTACTCTTGACAATGCAAAAACGTATCGTAAAGAAACAGAGCAACTAAATACTAATCTTTCTGCACTAAATACTATCTATGGTAACATGTTAAGTGCAATGGATCATAAAAAACAGAACTAG
- a CDS encoding SUMF1/EgtB/PvdO family nonheme iron enzyme: MNKLFTTLCVIVLLFLSSCGSRTGNGELVGAGPRGKWFEPKPYGMVLIPRGSFTMGPNDQDVAWALNATAKTVSVESFWMDETEITNNEYRQFVYWVRDSIARQLLGQQFEEFLIAEDQNGNPIDPPFINWEERLEWNDEEYVEILEEMYLPEHERFFRNKEIDTRKLKYQYQWVDLQQAAKKSNRYNYETGEYEGMVDDYKGGRKQIEDRSSFIMKEALNIYPDTLCWIQDFTYSYNDPWTKQYFWHPGYDDYPVVGVSWKQATAFSIWRTRFHNSALKREGDYPVQDYRLPTESEWEYAARGGLAQNMYPWGGPYTRNDQGCFLGNFKPLRGNYIDDGGLVTLPVGSYEPNEFGLYDMAGNVAEWTSGAYDESAFSFTHDMNPNYEYNALPDDSPALKRKVIRGGSWKDIGYYLQCATRTYEYQDTAKSYIGFRCVRTHLGR; encoded by the coding sequence ATGAATAAACTATTTACAACACTTTGTGTAATTGTTTTGCTGTTCTTATCCAGCTGCGGAAGCCGCACAGGAAACGGAGAACTTGTTGGTGCGGGTCCTAGAGGAAAATGGTTCGAACCAAAACCTTACGGTATGGTATTAATTCCTAGAGGAAGTTTTACAATGGGACCAAATGATCAGGATGTAGCCTGGGCATTAAATGCAACTGCTAAAACTGTATCGGTTGAATCTTTTTGGATGGATGAAACAGAAATCACAAACAACGAATATCGTCAATTTGTGTATTGGGTACGAGATTCAATTGCAAGACAATTATTAGGACAACAGTTCGAAGAATTTTTAATTGCCGAAGATCAAAACGGAAATCCTATCGATCCTCCTTTTATAAACTGGGAAGAAAGATTAGAATGGAACGATGAAGAATATGTTGAAATTCTGGAAGAAATGTATTTACCAGAACACGAAAGATTCTTCCGTAACAAAGAGATTGATACCCGAAAATTAAAATATCAGTACCAATGGGTCGATCTGCAACAAGCAGCTAAAAAATCGAATCGCTACAACTACGAAACTGGCGAATACGAAGGAATGGTTGACGACTACAAAGGAGGAAGAAAACAAATAGAAGACAGATCTTCTTTTATCATGAAAGAAGCTCTAAATATTTATCCTGATACTCTGTGCTGGATTCAGGATTTTACCTACTCGTATAATGATCCATGGACAAAGCAATATTTTTGGCATCCAGGTTATGACGATTATCCAGTAGTAGGTGTTTCTTGGAAACAAGCAACAGCTTTTTCTATTTGGAGAACTCGTTTCCACAACTCAGCTTTAAAAAGAGAAGGAGATTATCCAGTTCAAGACTATCGTTTACCAACCGAGTCGGAATGGGAATATGCTGCTCGTGGCGGTTTAGCTCAAAATATGTACCCTTGGGGTGGTCCTTATACAAGAAACGATCAAGGATGTTTCCTTGGTAACTTTAAACCTTTACGAGGTAACTATATCGACGATGGCGGTTTAGTAACACTTCCTGTTGGTAGCTATGAGCCAAACGAATTTGGATTGTATGATATGGCAGGTAATGTTGCGGAATGGACTTCGGGAGCTTATGATGAATCAGCATTTTCTTTTACGCATGATATGAATCCGAATTATGAATATAACGCTCTTCCGGATGATTCTCCTGCATTAAAAAGAAAAGTTATTAGAGGTGGTTCCTGGAAAGATATTGGCTATTATTTGCAATGTGCAACCAGAACATACGAATATCAAGATACAGCAAAATCTTATATTGGTTTCCGTTGTGTTAGAACTCATTTAGGTAGATAA